From the genome of Virgibacillus proomii, one region includes:
- a CDS encoding GNAT family N-acetyltransferase, translated as MPNIHFRRINAKTVLEICNLSDTLSPIQRTMVADNAISIAQAYFSENAWFRGIYADEDAIGFIMLHQGSDYDDEIDVHGVYLWRFMVASPYQGKGYGKQAIKVLMKHLKGQGINEVITSCEDREGSPMGFYTRLGFTPNGETFGDEIGLTLHF; from the coding sequence ATGCCAAATATTCATTTTCGAAGAATTAATGCTAAAACCGTTCTTGAGATATGTAATCTGAGTGATACACTTTCTCCTATTCAACGGACAATGGTTGCAGATAATGCCATATCTATAGCTCAAGCTTATTTCTCTGAGAATGCATGGTTTCGAGGGATCTATGCCGATGAGGATGCGATCGGTTTTATTATGTTACATCAGGGATCGGATTATGATGATGAGATAGACGTCCACGGAGTCTATTTATGGCGTTTTATGGTTGCGAGTCCCTATCAAGGAAAAGGATATGGAAAACAAGCTATTAAAGTACTTATGAAACACTTGAAAGGGCAAGGGATTAATGAAGTGATAACGAGTTGTGAGGATAGAGAGGGAAGCCCTATGGGTTTTTACACTCGATTAGGGTTTACACCTAATGGAGAAACTTTTGGAGATGAGATCGGGTTAACACTCCATTTTTAA
- a CDS encoding MerR family transcriptional regulator, which translates to MYLTTEIAKLVNVHPNTVRIYEKWGYISPVPRASNGYRIFSELHLFQLQVARIAFRCEIVQGNIRSKVRAIVRASGKEDFKLAYQLSQDYLLHLEKQYARALEAIGLVEQLLSGKKSLSTLTYSRKEVAKELEVTSEVVRNWERNGLLIVPRLANGYRAYTMNEINRMKIIRTLRSAHYSMNSILRLLNQADQSKVLDVKEVLNTPDEHEDIITVTDRLTHSLEEAIENAHEVARLLNSYKK; encoded by the coding sequence ATGTATTTAACAACCGAAATCGCCAAGTTAGTGAATGTACATCCAAATACTGTTCGTATTTATGAGAAATGGGGTTATATTTCCCCCGTGCCTCGAGCTTCTAATGGTTATAGGATATTTTCAGAGTTGCATTTGTTTCAACTGCAAGTAGCAAGAATTGCTTTTCGCTGTGAAATTGTTCAAGGTAATATTCGATCAAAAGTGCGAGCCATTGTTAGAGCTAGTGGCAAAGAGGATTTTAAATTAGCTTATCAGCTTTCACAAGATTATTTATTGCATTTAGAGAAACAGTATGCAAGAGCTTTGGAAGCCATTGGACTTGTTGAACAATTACTAAGCGGCAAAAAATCCTTATCAACTCTTACATACTCTAGAAAAGAAGTCGCTAAAGAATTGGAAGTAACATCTGAAGTAGTACGAAACTGGGAAAGAAACGGTTTACTCATTGTTCCTCGACTTGCAAATGGATATCGAGCCTATACAATGAATGAAATCAATAGAATGAAGATTATTCGCACTTTACGATCTGCTCACTATTCAATGAACTCAATTCTTCGACTACTAAATCAAGCGGACCAGTCCAAAGTGCTAGATGTCAAAGAAGTACTTAATACGCCCGATGAGCATGAAGATATTATCACTGTGACAGATCGGCTTACTCATTCGTTGGAAGAAGCAATTGAAAATGCACATGAGGTAGCTCGGCTGTTAAACTCGTATAAAAAGTAA
- a CDS encoding sensor histidine kinase, with protein MNIWMNKEAKHFFLKGTFILLIGAILMQFFSYANAIQLKREIMKHDYELAGYLVNHYPNLSEEIPAVFTSDKTKDDLHAGQSLLKSYGYKNDMQIRFMPVVNSIYQMDAAVETSIWIGTSLCLFAVAFLFFKRHYQKIDQYQENVYQIMSGAVSTKLDDNEEGSLPKLAAAINTVTASLHALIEKEKHNRLFLKDLLTNISHQLKTPLSALAIYNEIMRNERLENDVITNFLKKSEDELERMETLIANLLKLAKLDAGIIKLRKSHCELNELIKQITTSFETRLVREQKSLDIKADKTVAYWYDQEWLLEAISNLIKNAIDHTKVGDRIEVHLEETPVLVKIAVYDNGEGIHPNDLNYIFNPFYRSQLSQDQQGIGIGLTLAKTIIDMHDGFISVESSIGKGTLFTVHLPKLTKL; from the coding sequence ATGAATATATGGATGAATAAAGAGGCAAAGCATTTCTTTTTGAAAGGGACATTCATCTTATTAATCGGTGCTATACTTATGCAATTTTTTTCCTATGCAAACGCCATTCAACTAAAGCGGGAAATAATGAAGCATGATTATGAACTTGCCGGATATCTGGTCAACCATTACCCAAACTTGTCTGAAGAAATTCCAGCTGTATTCACTTCTGATAAAACGAAAGACGACCTTCATGCAGGTCAATCTTTACTTAAATCATATGGATATAAAAATGATATGCAAATACGTTTTATGCCTGTAGTGAATTCGATCTATCAAATGGATGCAGCAGTGGAGACAAGCATCTGGATTGGGACAAGTCTTTGTCTTTTTGCAGTTGCCTTTTTATTTTTCAAAAGGCATTACCAAAAAATAGATCAGTATCAAGAGAATGTTTACCAAATCATGAGTGGAGCTGTTTCGACTAAGCTTGATGATAATGAAGAAGGTAGCCTGCCTAAACTCGCTGCAGCTATTAATACAGTGACAGCATCTTTACATGCACTTATTGAAAAGGAAAAACATAACAGATTGTTTCTTAAAGATCTTTTAACAAATATTTCCCACCAGTTGAAAACTCCCTTATCCGCATTGGCGATCTACAATGAAATTATGAGAAACGAACGTTTAGAAAATGATGTAATTACAAACTTCTTGAAGAAAAGTGAAGATGAGCTTGAACGCATGGAAACCTTAATCGCCAACCTCTTAAAGCTCGCTAAATTAGATGCAGGGATTATTAAGCTGCGTAAAAGTCACTGTGAATTGAATGAGTTGATCAAACAAATTACTACAAGCTTTGAAACGAGATTAGTGCGTGAACAAAAAAGCTTGGATATAAAAGCTGACAAAACAGTAGCCTATTGGTACGATCAAGAATGGTTGCTTGAGGCTATAAGTAATTTGATAAAAAACGCGATAGACCATACAAAGGTAGGCGATCGTATCGAGGTTCATCTTGAAGAAACTCCGGTATTGGTAAAAATAGCTGTTTATGATAACGGTGAAGGCATTCATCCTAATGACCTTAATTATATTTTTAATCCCTTTTATCGCAGTCAACTTTCTCAAGATCAGCAAGGTATTGGTATAGGGTTAACCTTAGCTAAAACAATTATAGACATGCATGACGGTTTTATTTCGGTCGAAAGTTCAATTGGAAAAGGCACATTATTTACCGTTCACCTCCCTAAACTTACAAAACTGTAA
- a CDS encoding helix-turn-helix domain-containing protein, giving the protein METLYDQKKSICTIAEKLKRSPSTPSREFHNKGPIHSNMLRESYNKHRLCCARIGQRSRELAH; this is encoded by the coding sequence ATAGAAACGTTGTATGATCAAAAAAAGTCTATTTGTACAATTGCAGAAAAACTAAAACGCTCACCATCTACACCCTCTAGAGAATTTCATAACAAGGGTCCTATCCATTCGAACATGCTCAGGGAGAGCTATAATAAACATAGATTATGTTGTGCACGTATTGGTCAAAGGTCTCGAGAGCTAGCCCATTAA
- a CDS encoding isochorismatase family protein → MTNKKNNVFIDPSDAALLFIDHQSGLFQTVNDMDVSTLRRNVIALAKLAKLTGLPTITTDSVPQGPNGPLIPEVEEILPDLVYVSRDGEINAWDNPVFVKAVEATGKQTLIIAGTLTSVCMALPTLSALAEGYKVYTVVDASGNWNKMATDITLARIVQAGAIPIDTLAVISEIQKTWNRPDTMEFASIYSEIMPNYGLLMESYQRAYNEGQASDDSKKEDPLNPEV, encoded by the coding sequence ATGACAAATAAAAAAAATAACGTATTTATTGACCCAAGTGATGCTGCTCTTTTATTCATTGACCACCAGAGTGGTTTGTTCCAAACAGTTAACGATATGGATGTGTCTACTCTGCGTAGAAATGTAATTGCTTTAGCAAAATTAGCAAAGTTAACAGGGTTACCCACTATTACTACCGACTCTGTACCTCAAGGTCCTAATGGCCCTTTAATTCCTGAAGTCGAAGAAATTCTACCAGATTTGGTATATGTATCACGTGACGGGGAAATTAATGCTTGGGACAATCCTGTTTTTGTAAAAGCGGTAGAAGCAACTGGTAAACAAACCTTAATAATTGCAGGTACTCTTACAAGTGTTTGTATGGCATTACCGACTTTATCTGCACTTGCTGAAGGTTACAAAGTATACACGGTTGTCGATGCATCAGGTAACTGGAATAAGATGGCCACAGATATTACACTTGCTCGTATTGTACAAGCCGGAGCTATTCCAATTGACACATTAGCTGTAATATCTGAAATTCAAAAAACATGGAATCGTCCAGATACAATGGAGTTTGCCAGTATCTATTCAGAGATCATGCCAAATTATGGCCTACTCATGGAAAGTTACCAAAGAGCTTACAACGAAGGTCAAGCATCTGATGATAGCAAAAAAGAGGACCCTTTAAATCCCGAAGTGTAG
- a CDS encoding metal ABC transporter permease: MFELIFMQRALLAGTLIALIAPTIGVFLIMRRQSLIADTLSHIALAGIATGLLLGNKPEWMSVIVVILGSLIIEMLRYRFKSYSDVSIAIMMAAGLSLALCLMTLSPNGTKTMNQYLFGSIVTVTSNQIIYFIILVIGLLFYFLVTKRALYTMIIHEDAARVVGIPVKLFSFSFSAVVGLFISMTIPMIGMLLVSAVIILPAAIASKLTVRFQLIFVIAGIISIICTYLGLISSYKFGTPPGASIALWMVIMMIVTLFYTSLKEFIFKRMENKLL, encoded by the coding sequence GTGTTTGAACTAATATTTATGCAAAGAGCTTTATTAGCTGGCACGTTAATTGCTCTTATTGCCCCAACAATTGGTGTGTTCCTTATTATGAGAAGGCAATCTCTTATCGCAGACACCTTAAGCCATATAGCTTTAGCGGGTATAGCTACGGGTTTATTATTAGGAAATAAACCGGAATGGATGAGTGTAATTGTAGTTATACTAGGAAGCCTAATAATTGAAATGCTACGATATCGTTTTAAAAGTTATTCAGATGTTTCAATTGCTATCATGATGGCTGCTGGCTTATCTTTAGCGCTTTGTTTAATGACACTAAGTCCCAATGGTACGAAAACCATGAACCAATATTTATTTGGGTCTATTGTTACTGTAACGTCTAACCAAATTATTTATTTTATTATTTTAGTAATAGGATTGCTTTTTTACTTTTTAGTTACAAAACGTGCTCTTTATACCATGATTATACATGAAGATGCTGCTCGAGTTGTTGGTATTCCTGTAAAACTTTTTTCCTTCTCTTTTAGTGCGGTAGTTGGGCTGTTTATATCTATGACAATACCGATGATTGGGATGCTTCTTGTTTCAGCAGTTATTATTTTACCGGCTGCCATTGCGAGTAAGTTAACCGTACGATTTCAATTAATTTTTGTAATAGCAGGTATTATCTCTATTATATGTACTTATTTAGGCTTAATTAGTTCATATAAATTTGGAACTCCTCCAGGAGCAAGTATAGCTTTATGGATGGTGATAATGATGATCGTAACTTTATTTTATACAAGCTTAAAAGAATTTATCTTCAAAAGAATGGAGAATAAACTTCTGTAA
- a CDS encoding GNAT family N-acetyltransferase → MSINLKARIMNATDLEECSGLMLKVFKRSPWFDKWNSVQHVQKYLKEFLNNPVFIGFVIEQNNKIIGACFGHTKSWYEGEEYYIDEYFVDSTLQHSGIGSKLLDYIKKYLVSKNIHCIVLLTEKNLPAEKFYKKHGFEVKSDNIFMYHVF, encoded by the coding sequence ATGAGTATAAATTTAAAAGCAAGAATAATGAACGCAACAGACCTTGAAGAGTGTTCAGGCTTAATGTTAAAGGTTTTTAAGCGTTCCCCATGGTTTGATAAATGGAACTCTGTTCAGCACGTACAAAAATATCTTAAAGAATTTCTAAATAATCCTGTTTTTATTGGGTTTGTAATTGAACAGAATAATAAAATTATTGGAGCATGTTTTGGCCATACAAAGAGTTGGTATGAAGGCGAAGAATACTATATTGATGAATATTTTGTTGATTCCACCTTACAACATAGCGGTATTGGTTCAAAGCTTTTAGATTATATTAAAAAATATCTGGTCTCTAAGAATATTCATTGTATTGTGCTACTTACAGAAAAGAATCTTCCCGCTGAGAAGTTTTATAAAAAACATGGATTTGAAGTAAAAAGTGATAACATTTTTATGTACCATGTTTTTTAA
- a CDS encoding response regulator transcription factor: MKKILLVEDDLSLIEGLKFFLLKQGFNVAVARTVKEANDYFHRFEFHLILLDLMLPDGSGFDLCKTVRQTSEVPIIFLTASDEEANVVMGLDIGGDDYMTKPLKLNELISRMNATWRRSGYVNEQSAELNSNGIIVRLLEGRALKNGVDLDLTAVEYRLLCLFMQHPNYVLSKEQIMQKLWDNRESFIDDNTLAVYISRLRDKIEDDPRKPSFLTTIRGLGYKWSTKQGDLS, translated from the coding sequence ATGAAAAAAATATTGTTAGTAGAAGATGACTTAAGCCTGATTGAAGGATTGAAATTTTTTCTGTTAAAGCAAGGATTTAATGTAGCGGTTGCCAGGACAGTAAAGGAAGCAAATGATTATTTTCATCGATTCGAGTTTCATCTTATACTGCTTGACTTAATGCTTCCCGACGGCAGTGGCTTTGATCTATGTAAAACCGTTAGACAAACATCTGAAGTTCCGATTATTTTCCTTACCGCTTCTGATGAAGAGGCGAATGTTGTGATGGGACTAGATATTGGCGGAGATGACTATATGACAAAGCCTTTAAAATTAAATGAGCTTATTTCTAGAATGAATGCTACTTGGCGACGGTCAGGCTATGTCAATGAGCAATCGGCAGAATTAAACTCCAATGGAATAATTGTGAGGCTTTTAGAAGGGAGAGCTTTAAAAAATGGAGTGGATTTAGATCTTACTGCAGTTGAATACAGGCTTCTCTGTTTGTTTATGCAACATCCGAATTATGTTTTATCAAAAGAACAAATCATGCAAAAGTTATGGGACAATCGTGAAAGCTTTATTGATGACAATACGTTGGCTGTTTATATAAGTAGGCTGCGTGACAAAATAGAAGACGACCCAAGGAAGCCTTCCTTTTTAACGACAATCAGAGGTTTAGGGTATAAATGGTCTACAAAACAAGGGGATTTATCATGA
- a CDS encoding ABC transporter ATP-binding protein: MEILKAVNLVKTYGKEATKVEALKSANFSISKGEFVSIVGPSGSGKSTLLNLLGALDIPTSGEVYIDGRNIFAMKEEELAIFRRRQIGFIFQAFNLIPELNVEENMTLPLLLDHKQPDQPYIEELLHVLGLAERKHHLPNQLSGGQQQRAAIGRALATKPAIILADEPTGNLDSKNSEEVLNLLRLSVERYAQTLIMITHDSNFASFADRVLNVEDGIVTELGGQGNEELPVPRF; encoded by the coding sequence ATGGAGATTCTTAAAGCGGTTAATCTTGTGAAAACATATGGAAAAGAAGCGACAAAAGTAGAAGCCTTAAAAAGTGCCAACTTTTCCATTTCCAAAGGTGAATTCGTGTCTATCGTTGGGCCATCGGGTTCTGGTAAAAGCACTCTTCTTAATCTGCTTGGAGCACTGGATATTCCTACTTCAGGCGAGGTATATATAGATGGGCGAAATATCTTTGCTATGAAGGAGGAGGAACTGGCGATCTTTCGCAGACGCCAAATCGGCTTTATTTTTCAAGCATTCAATTTGATTCCCGAATTGAATGTAGAGGAAAATATGACATTGCCGCTTTTACTTGATCATAAACAGCCAGACCAGCCGTATATTGAGGAGTTGCTTCATGTACTGGGACTGGCAGAGAGAAAACATCATCTTCCTAACCAACTATCAGGAGGCCAGCAGCAGCGTGCGGCTATCGGAAGAGCGCTCGCTACTAAGCCTGCGATCATTTTAGCGGATGAGCCTACAGGAAACCTTGACAGCAAGAATAGCGAAGAAGTGTTGAATTTGTTGAGGCTGTCTGTTGAGCGATACGCTCAAACATTAATTATGATTACACATGACTCTAACTTTGCATCTTTTGCGGACAGGGTATTGAATGTAGAAGATGGTATTGTGACAGAGCTTGGGGGCCAGGGTAATGAAGAACTACCTGTCCCTCGTTTCTAA
- a CDS encoding GNAT family N-acetyltransferase: MIHKLEKKDYQKIRALLTPEQKNDLTLNAIINLTNRGTIYVDDVEQPRTALIDVTGICSIFVGDVSNEKFIYHLREFIENQLKIDIYESCGGTYFLAVITDETWEKVLQDVISHRDFEIDYEIYYQFNESHFNSLKKSYKSLPDGYTIKKIDSEFISNDPDEIIFDVLSEFWYSVDDFLHQGFGYCVMKGDRIISACLSCCVNEKDHEISVETYDEEEMNKGLATLVCTVYLEHCIENGITPHWSTLATNAESKRLGKKLGFEFESKCKTLEFEF, from the coding sequence ATGATTCATAAACTTGAGAAGAAAGACTACCAAAAGATACGGGCACTATTAACACCCGAACAAAAAAATGATCTGACTCTTAACGCGATTATTAACCTTACCAATAGAGGAACGATTTACGTAGATGATGTGGAACAACCTCGAACAGCATTGATAGATGTAACAGGGATATGCAGTATCTTTGTCGGGGATGTTTCCAATGAAAAATTTATCTATCATCTGCGAGAGTTTATTGAAAACCAATTGAAAATAGATATTTATGAATCCTGTGGGGGAACTTATTTTCTTGCGGTTATAACAGACGAAACGTGGGAAAAAGTACTGCAAGATGTTATTTCTCATAGAGATTTTGAAATAGATTATGAAATATACTACCAATTTAACGAAAGTCATTTCAATTCTTTGAAAAAAAGTTACAAATCCTTACCAGATGGATATACCATAAAAAAAATTGATTCTGAATTCATTAGTAACGACCCGGATGAAATAATATTTGATGTTTTAAGTGAATTTTGGTATTCGGTGGATGATTTTCTTCATCAGGGCTTTGGATACTGTGTTATGAAAGGAGATAGAATAATCAGTGCTTGTTTGTCCTGTTGCGTGAACGAAAAAGATCATGAAATAAGTGTGGAAACATATGATGAAGAAGAAATGAATAAAGGTCTGGCAACGTTGGTATGTACTGTGTATTTGGAGCATTGTATTGAAAATGGGATAACACCGCACTGGTCAACGCTTGCAACAAATGCCGAATCGAAACGATTAGGCAAAAAACTGGGGTTTGAGTTTGAGTCGAAGTGTAAGACGCTTGAGTTCGAGTTTTAA
- a CDS encoding metal ABC transporter ATP-binding protein, with the protein MKHVIGLDNVTFGYNKNVVIKNLSFSIQLGQFVAIVGENGAAKTTSMKLLLGILKPWRGQRVMTKNARLAYIPQEISSIEEDFPSTVFEFVLSGVWTVKKWYNKISKSDRQKTINLLHHFGLKEFKSYPIGKLSGGQKQKACVARALMSNPTILLLDEPTIGMDHDTRKSFYLLLKSLCPTVTVIIISHQWEELKNYVDQTILLERRRECV; encoded by the coding sequence ATGAAGCATGTTATTGGTCTTGACAATGTTACTTTTGGGTATAACAAAAATGTTGTAATAAAAAATCTTTCTTTTTCAATCCAATTAGGGCAATTTGTAGCTATAGTAGGAGAAAATGGTGCAGCTAAAACAACATCAATGAAGCTGTTATTAGGTATTTTAAAGCCGTGGAGGGGTCAGAGAGTGATGACTAAAAACGCACGTTTAGCATATATACCTCAAGAAATTTCTTCCATTGAAGAGGACTTTCCAAGTACGGTTTTTGAATTTGTGCTTTCTGGTGTTTGGACTGTAAAAAAATGGTATAACAAAATATCGAAAAGTGACCGTCAGAAAACCATAAACTTACTTCATCATTTTGGATTAAAAGAATTTAAATCATATCCTATTGGTAAATTATCAGGAGGACAGAAACAAAAAGCCTGCGTAGCAAGGGCTTTAATGTCTAACCCAACGATATTATTGTTAGATGAACCAACTATTGGAATGGATCATGATACTAGAAAAAGTTTTTATCTGCTTTTAAAAAGTTTATGTCCTACGGTTACCGTTATTATTATCTCTCATCAATGGGAAGAATTAAAAAACTATGTAGATCAAACTATTCTACTGGAAAGAAGGCGAGAATGTGTTTGA
- a CDS encoding ABC transporter permease yields the protein MKNYLSLVSKYLSANRKKTRLAIAGIAISVALITGIFSMLDVFLKFEKAQIINDKGNYHLLVNNASNKERKAISSRIDVENSGRWIALNDSKINGMKIRLGAIDQSFAENITIHLIKGKFPTKPGEMMIEQWAAESMNVHVNDEIQLTLPDQTQKKYTISGISNDKSGTKASGTPAVYLSVDEAKTMAGQMGNLFLVEFKEKVNVHEAVEDIKSNLNITHDRIGLNNRLLAVIGQGKGRSVTGLYATGAVLFSIVLVAGVLMIYNMFNISVMDRVHRFGLLRCVGASQKQIKKLVKREGIMITLKAIPIGVVSGMLLTFICSVILKYYNQKIFSEIPLFSVSITGIGAGIIIGFLTVYIASLLPARKAAQVSPVNAVTGSSEIKVKKTTKRGSLTKIFRIEKAIGITNALTKKKTLVLMSSSIAISIIMFLGFQVFIDFMYSALKTTKPYTPDISLTSKHGMSESLYKKLSNIEGAEKVYGRMYGKVDATFDANRLTDDYKKRMRQIEVENNGLFIPPQSSLLISYDKSQLQWAKQDLIAGELSKVN from the coding sequence ATGAAGAACTACCTGTCCCTCGTTTCTAAATATTTATCGGCTAATCGGAAGAAAACAAGGCTGGCTATTGCCGGTATCGCCATTTCCGTTGCATTGATAACCGGCATTTTTTCTATGCTTGATGTCTTCTTGAAATTCGAAAAAGCACAAATTATTAATGATAAAGGAAACTATCATCTTCTTGTTAATAATGCTTCCAATAAAGAAAGAAAAGCAATTAGCAGCCGAATCGATGTAGAGAATTCAGGAAGGTGGATTGCTCTTAATGACAGCAAAATAAACGGGATGAAAATCCGGCTTGGAGCAATTGATCAATCCTTTGCTGAAAATATAACTATCCATCTCATCAAAGGAAAGTTTCCGACAAAACCGGGTGAAATGATGATTGAACAATGGGCTGCGGAGAGTATGAATGTCCATGTAAATGATGAAATCCAGCTTACTCTACCTGATCAAACGCAAAAGAAATATACGATCAGTGGTATATCTAATGACAAAAGCGGGACAAAGGCTTCAGGGACACCTGCCGTATATTTATCTGTCGACGAAGCCAAGACGATGGCTGGACAAATGGGCAACCTCTTCCTAGTGGAATTTAAGGAAAAAGTAAATGTACATGAAGCGGTGGAAGATATTAAAAGCAACTTGAATATTACGCACGACCGAATCGGTCTTAATAATCGGTTGCTGGCGGTCATAGGACAAGGCAAAGGGAGATCGGTGACCGGGCTTTATGCTACAGGTGCTGTTTTGTTCAGTATCGTTCTTGTTGCTGGTGTACTCATGATTTACAACATGTTTAATATCTCGGTCATGGACAGGGTACATCGGTTCGGACTGTTAAGATGTGTCGGGGCATCACAAAAGCAGATTAAAAAGTTAGTAAAGCGGGAAGGCATTATGATAACGTTGAAAGCCATTCCTATCGGTGTCGTATCAGGAATGCTATTAACCTTTATTTGTTCCGTTATCTTGAAGTACTACAACCAAAAGATTTTTAGCGAAATTCCTTTGTTTTCAGTAAGTATAACAGGTATAGGAGCAGGCATTATTATCGGGTTTCTTACCGTATATATCGCTTCTTTATTGCCAGCTAGAAAAGCGGCACAAGTTTCTCCTGTAAATGCAGTCACTGGAAGCAGCGAGATAAAAGTGAAAAAGACTACAAAACGAGGCTCATTGACAAAGATATTTCGTATAGAGAAAGCAATAGGAATCACTAATGCTCTCACCAAAAAGAAAACGCTTGTATTAATGTCGTCTTCGATTGCTATAAGCATTATCATGTTTTTGGGATTTCAAGTGTTTATTGACTTTATGTATAGTGCTTTAAAAACGACAAAGCCATATACACCTGATATTTCTCTTACATCTAAGCATGGTATGAGTGAGAGTCTATATAAAAAACTGTCGAATATAGAAGGTGCTGAAAAGGTTTATGGAAGGATGTACGGAAAAGTAGATGCAACTTTTGATGCTAATCGGTTAACTGATGACTATAAAAAAAGAATGCGACAAATAGAAGTGGAAAATAACGGTTTATTCATCCCACCTCAAAGTTCGTTGCTTATCTCCTATGACAAAAGCCAGTTACAGTGGGCTAAACAAGATTTGATTGCAGGCGAACTTTCGAAAGTGAACTGA
- a CDS encoding ABC transporter permease: protein MVAIVDKSQSTNGTQLQLGDKIYIQTDDGTKQLSVMALLRHVPFKIPKEEHLATFITTEKLFMKLNGKSTFTDIDIQLANKHEEQTVNEIKAMLNPSITFLDARQRNAEIDQTFLTMAIFVYGFVAVIALISVLNIINTLHTSVVSKIRYFGLMRAIRMSNAQLQKMVLAEAATYSLIGSSIGCIFGVALQKVLITQLLSSLRLTWEFPLMQVVFILMITLTVTILATVRPIKQIKEKDISEVVHSL from the coding sequence GTGGTCGCGATTGTCGATAAAAGCCAATCAACTAACGGAACCCAACTCCAGTTAGGCGATAAGATTTATATTCAAACCGATGATGGCACAAAGCAACTATCGGTTATGGCCTTGCTGCGTCACGTTCCTTTTAAAATACCTAAAGAGGAACATTTAGCTACTTTTATTACAACAGAAAAGTTATTCATGAAACTAAACGGTAAATCTACATTTACAGATATAGATATTCAACTCGCTAATAAGCACGAAGAACAAACCGTAAATGAAATAAAGGCAATGCTTAACCCTTCTATTACGTTCTTAGACGCTCGCCAACGGAATGCAGAAATCGATCAAACCTTTCTAACGATGGCAATCTTTGTGTACGGCTTTGTAGCCGTGATCGCCTTGATTAGCGTATTGAATATCATTAATACATTGCATACAAGCGTGGTTTCGAAAATAAGATATTTTGGGCTTATGAGAGCCATTAGGATGTCAAATGCTCAACTTCAAAAAATGGTGCTGGCAGAAGCGGCAACCTACAGCCTAATAGGTAGTAGCATCGGCTGTATTTTCGGCGTAGCTTTACAAAAAGTGTTGATTACTCAACTGCTCTCATCGCTGCGATTAACTTGGGAATTCCCGTTAATGCAAGTTGTTTTTATCCTGATGATCACTTTAACTGTTACAATTCTGGCAACTGTTAGACCAATAAAACAAATAAAAGAAAAAGACATTTCAGAAGTAGTTCATTCTTTATAA